ACCGATCATAGATTTCGATCTACGGGATTATTTTCCCGAAAAAGCCAAACTGCAAGGAATTTCCTACGCGGACACTATTCTTGAAGTTAGAGTGGACGAACATGGTAATCTAATCGATGCCAAAGTTTTAAAGGCAGGAATCAAAGGATACGGATTCGAAGATGCAGCGATTCGCGTCGTTCGAGCGGCTCGTTGGAGCCCCGGTTATGTTAAGGGACGTCCAATCAAAATGAACCATCGTATTCCCGTGAATTTCAAATTAGACGACTGAGCGATTGCCATCGCACGCATGAAACACCTTTCCTGAAATCACTAAACGACTTTTTACCGAAATCTCGTTAATTTCTTTTTTCCAAAATGGGGAGAGAGTTACTCATCAGCGCTTGAAAATCGGTTGAAAAGGATCAGGCTAAAGGAGTAAGGTGTAATGCCCTTAAAAACGTACCCCTGGAGCGATAAGAATGATTCGTCTGGCAGCTTCCTGTATTATGATCTTTAGCTTTCTTCTTCTCCCTGTAGAAGCCCTGACTCCTCCTCCTTCTTTGGAATCGCAGGTAACTCATTCCGATTTTATAGCTCTCGCAAGATTATCCAACGTTAAGGAAAGCAAGATTTCCGCGAATTCGGTATCGGTAACCGCAAATATAGAAGTGTTAAAGCCGATAAAAGGCGGTTCGAATTTGCCGACAAGATTCGACTTAGCATTTCTCGTTTTTCCGGAATATTTCGGGAAATGGCTGAAGGCCCCTCCGCAAGAAGGAGATTATATTCTTTTTTTAATTAAGAAAAAAGTAAAGGATAGCAAGGGAAAAGAGACGGAAGTTGTCGCTCTCTACGAACCTCATCCTTACGCCTTTCGAGAATACTCGAAAGAGTTGGAAGAAAAAATTCGAGCCGAAATCAAAAACTAATCTAGTTGGGAGAACCGAATGAAAATGTTCAGAAAAATTTCCGTTTTAATATCGACTTTACTGCTCGCCGGGAACGGCATATTCGGGCAACCGGCGAAATTTCCCGGATTAGGAATGAAGCAGGAGCCGTTCGAGCTCCTGTCTTCTCTTAAAGAAGCTAATCCAAATCGAATCTCTCATCGCGGAATGGCCTCCAGCGTCGACCTCTCGGATTCGATGCCGCCGGTGGGTGACCAAGGCCAACAAAGCTCCTGCGTGGCTTGGTCCACGGCCTATGCGACGAAATCGTTTCAGGAATATACCGAGAGGAAAGGAAGAGGTAATTGGAGCTTAAAAACTCCGGACGGTTCCCCGAACTATTCCTCCATCTTTTCACCGGCATTCATTTACAATCAAATCAACGGCGGAAGGGATAACGGCTCGTTAATTTCGGATGCCATGAAATTGGTCGTGGAAACCGGAGCCGCCACTTGGGACGCAATGCCCTATAACCCCAATGATTATCTGACTAGGCCGCCCCAATCCGCGTTCGACGTAGCTACTAAATACAAGGCCAAGGAATTTCTAAGGGTTCGCCAAACGGATCCGATGGAAGTAAAGAATCAACTCGCCCAAGGGAGACCTGTAGTCGCCGGAATTCTCGTTTATGAGAATTTCATGAACCTAAAGGGGAAAGACATTTATAAGGAAGGTGTCGGTAAAGCGTACGGCGGACATGCGATTTCCATCGTCGGCTACGACGATTCTCAAAACGCATTCAAATTCATTAATTCATGGAGCACTCAATGGGGAGACCAGGGTTACGGATACATCGACTATAAGTGGTTTACGAAAGTCTGTCAATCCGCCTTCGTTCTAGTTGACGAGGTAGCGAGCGTTCAGGAAGAACCGACACCGGCTCAGACTAACGATAATAAACCTCTTCCGCCTGAGAAAACCAAACCTGTGCCTCCGAAAGAAGTTTCCGCGTCGCAAGGATCCTACTCCGACCGAGTACAAATCACTTGGGAAAGCATTACAGGTGCTATAGGTTACGAAATTTATCGGAAGGGACCCGGAGATTCCGCATTTTCCAAAATCGGACTTTCGCAGACCAACGGATTCACGGACGACGGCATCCAAAAAGATACTGCTTACGCGTATAAAATCACAACTCTTACGGACTCGGATTCTTCGGACCAATCGGACGGAGAAGCAATCGGCTATGCGAAGTCGGAGGAACAGAAAGCGCCTGCAAAAGTTGTGGGCCTGAAAGCTAGTCAGGGTCAATTTTCAAATAAAATCGATATGACTTGGGAAGCGATGGAAGGAGTCGCCGAATACTCCGTCTATAAATGGAGCGCGACGCAAAAGAAATATATTCTAATCGGAAAAAGTAAAACCAATTCCTATTCGGATAATGGCGCGGCAAAGAACGGAAGCACCGAACTTTATGTAGTTTCAGCGACTAACGGCGGAAAGACGGGAGACCCTTCCGACGCCGCCTCGGGAAGCACGGCAAAAGCCGATTCCAAACCTCCAAAACCCGTCGGCCTGATCGCGACGAAGGGTTTGTATAATAGTAAAGTCGAACTTCGTTGGCAGAAAGTTAGCGGAGCATCGCGGTATTTGATTTATCGCTATAATACCGGAGGGCTTTTCGGTAGCGGGACTTGGTCGAAACTAGCGGAAGAGGCAAAAGAGAATTTCGTGGATGAAAAGCTTCCCGCCCAGTATGCGTTCTATGCGGTAGCGGCCGTAAACAAAAACGGTTTAGCAGGGCCTTTTTCGGACTACGCTTACGGTTATATCGATCCTAACAAACATAGAGGGGAAAGGCTTCCTTCTCCGACCGGTTTGAAAGGGAATTTAGACGCAAAAAATAATAAGATCACGCTAAAATGGGAACCTGTTAAGGGCGCCTCGGAGTATTATGTTTATCGCAAGAAGCGCGGATCGTCCTCCTGGGATTTCATATCTTCCGCCAACGCAAAGAGTTCCCTATTTACCGCGGATATCCCTGAAAAGGAAAGCTTCTTCTTGTATACGGTTACGGCCAAAACGGACCTTGGAGGAGAAAGCGAATATGCCTCGCCCGTTTCGGCGGTACTTTCCGCGGCAAAACCCGCAAAATTGATGCGAGCTTTCGGCGGGGATTCTACTTTAGAGAAATTTAAAGGACCGTGGACTGCGATGTCATGGGACGGATCGAAGGGAGTCAACCAAGTCTTACTGGAGATCGAGAGTCAAGATAACGTTAATTACGTCGTAAAGTTTAATAAACAGAAGATTTTCGAAGGAAAATACGTTGAAAATAGTCCGATCATAGATAAGGACGGAAAATTCCGGATTGAAATCGAAAAAACCGGAGATGCGCTTTCGGTTACTTTGAAAGATAACGCGATTATCAATCAGAAATCCACCTTAAGCTTTCTGAAAGAATAATATACGTTAAGCTTTAGTCTCAAGAATGGAACTTCTCCCGTTTTCGCAGGCCGAATTCGGGAGAATCCGATACTTTCACTTTAATATACCCGTTTTATTTTCGAGAAAGCCGATTAACTGAAGCTTCAACAAAATTGAAACTGTTTGGGAAATTAATCTGTGGGAAAAAAAGATCCGAAGGGTTTTCTTCTGCAAACGGTTCCGGAAATTAAATCAATTCAACTTCTCTAGCAAGCGTGAAGATATTTCCGATTTCCTTCAACCTTTGGGTCAATTCGACGGAGCTGAGTATCGTCGTGACGGCGCTCTCCGGAAGCTTTTGCATCTCCATGAATCGGTCCTTATAGTCCTGAATCCAAATTTTGCGACAAAACAAATTCGCCTGGAAATAGTATACTTGGTGAGTGATCAAGAAATTCAACGAATCTATATCTTCTAGAGCTTCTGCGGTAATAATCGCTTCCCGGTTATCGGACAGTCGACGGCAATAATCTATGAACGCAAGGTTATCCAAGAATTTGGTCAAGTCCTGATCGGCTTTAAATTTGAAGCTGATAGGATCTAATTTAAATTCCTTAATCATTTCTCCCAAGTCCAACACGACTTGATGACTTTGACTTTTGACTCCGAAATCGTCCGCCGCAAAGCTGATTCCGAAATTCCAGAACCTTCTGCATACGGATTTAAGGGTGGCCTCGCCTTCTTCGTACGGTTTTTCTATCAGCTCCATACGAATATTCTGGGGATTCAAATTTTGCTTTAGTAGAAGCTCGTGGAATCGGGTAACTTTCTCGTCGGTATCGAAGGTATCGATCAGCGTCTGAGGAGAAATATTGAACTTCAATAAACCCGGCGATCCATTGCAGGACATGATCAATTTTTCGAGAATCAAAAGTTCGATTCTGTTTAAGTCCTGATCGTGAGGAATGTCGCGTATTAGGTCTGCATAACCGGCATAGGCCTCCCCTCCGACAAAGACCTCGCCACCCTTCATCGAGAAAGTATGATCCCTGTGATTATAATGAATAATCGGTTGAATAACCGCGTCGGGGCGATCGCTCGCAAAATAATCGTTTACGCGATTTAAATAGGTCCAGCTCCAGCGAACCAGATTGTCCTTTAAATTTTTTAAGGAGGAAGATTCTAACTCTCGAAAGATTTCCTCTACATAGGATATGAAATTACATTGGGTTCGGCCAATTCCGAAATCAAAATTTAAACTTCCGTTTCGAACGGCGTTATCATGAAACCTTCCGATCGCGGCATCGAAATTGGCCTGGTTCTCAAATCCGGAATTATCAAGAGGGGCAACCCCGATCAATAAATTCTTTTTATCTCCGTAAGTATAATAACGAAGAAATTCGCGATGAGAGGGTTCTACTTCTGCGATCTTTTGCGGAACGAGTTGGATGAATTCAACGAGAGAAATTACGGAAATACTTTGGAATCTAAGGAGGAATATAGGTTTTCCTCGATTCTCGTTAATAAAAACAGTTTTGAACTGTTCTAAGTCCCCAAAATCAAAGGACCTTAGTCTGAGGTTTTGGGAATCTGTCATTTCAGCTTCGACTTTTATCGCCATTAGAGCGGACGGCTTTCCCCATAACGCCCGTAGACAGGATTTTAAACGACTGTTGTTTTATGTAAAGCGGAAACGTATTGTTTCTCCTGAGATTCGATTTTTGCCTAGTTCGGAGACTTTTTTCTGGAATTTGTTCGGGTTGGAGATGGTTACGTCACCTTCTATCTCTAAAGGAACATCAAATAAGATATCTCCCTCGACTCGTAACGAGGTGCAGCGCACTAACGACGGAAGAACTTTCATTCTGGAAGTAAAGTCGTTAATTTTCTTATAATAATTATCATCCATTTGAACGATCACTTCTCCTAAACCGGCGCTTTTACGCTCCTCGGTCATCGTTATGGAAAAATCAGAATTCAAAGTATATGCGTCGGAACGTCGGACTAAGTAGTCTTCGCATTTTTTTACCGGAGCGAATCGATCTCGCGGAATAATAATTCCTTTCGCTTTCGGAAAGTTCTGAATAGCGGATCCCATTGCAGTTTCCAATTGTAGTACCTCCTGCCCTTCGACCTTCTTTGGATTTACGATCAAAGATAAGTAGAATTTTCCGGAAACTAAACGTTCCTTAAGCGCATCCAGACGAATCCAAAGATTATTGGTAGAAAAACTGCGAAATTTAGAAACTCCTTCGAACTCATGCATGTGATCCTGAGGAACTTGCGCGGTTTCCAGTAATTGGTAATTTAGCTTTTTACCATTGACTGTCCTTCGAAAAATCGCGCCGCCTTTCTTATCGGCAAGGGTTTTCGGAGTCATTTCCATGCAGAATTCCAGTTCTTCCTCCATCATGTATCGTAAGATTCCAGGATGGACCGTGGCTCCTAGATTATCTCCATTAGAGACGAAAGCGATTTTATATCCTTTCTCAATCAACGAATCTAAGATGCCGGTTTCAAGAAGTGTGAACCAAATATCACCGTGGCCAGGGGGACACCATTCCTCATTTTCATCACCGGGGAACTCCAACGGCTTTAGGCTATTTTTTAGGAGCCTGGGGACTTTATGCTGCAGGAAGCTTGTCGGGAAAGATTGGGAAAATCCGATTCGCTTTAACTCGGCCTGACTTTGTTCCAAAGTGCTGAAACTGTCCATAAGCAGCAACGGAACTTCGATCTTATACTCTTTGCGAATAAACTCGATCTGCCGAGCAACGATCTCTAAAAAAGACATTCCGTTCTTGATTTCTATAAGAGATTTTGGGCCGGACAATCCCATGCTCGTTCCTAATCCGCCGTTCAATTTAATAACTACGAGCTCGTTTAAAACGGACTGGTTTGGCTTACCTTTTGATTCGATTGATTCGAGAGAAATTTCGTCCGTAGCCGAGTCTAGATCTCCGACCTCTTCCCACTTTACGATTCCTGTTTCTCCATTTCGAACCTCGTCGACTTTCGACAAAAAGTCCGAAATGAATTCTGAAGAAAGCCCGGCCTTAAGCATCTTCGCTTGAATCAGTGCATCCGATTCCGCTTTCATCGAATCCATCGAATTATCCCCCTCGTATCGTAGGCCTCGTCGAATTCACTCAACTCTACCTCGTATTTTTCCGACGATAGAGGATCGTATAGAAGTTTGACTTTCACTTCCCGGCCCCCTTCTTGCTGAACCGGTTTTTCCGCTTCTTCCCCATAACGCGGAAGAAACACCAGATAGGTGTAGATATAGACGGTCCTCTTTGAGGATTTTCTGTATTGAAGGATTCCCTTCCCGCTTATATCCCTCTTTACTATCTTAGTGAACGGTATCGGAAAGGTTCTGTTCCAAGTAGAAAGTAGAATCCTGTCCAGCTCCGAATATTTCGGTATATTCGAGTAGACAGGAGCGACCGCCAAGAAGAAGATCAAAACAAGTTTGGACCAATTTTTTCCCAACATCGAAACCTTCTGACATATTGCAGTTAACCCCGGATACTTCAAGCTTTTCGTATGAAAAAAACCTTCGCAAGCTTACGCGAACTCTATTACTACTTCGTTGAAATTTTCTCCTTTCTTTTCTCTTTGGCGACTTGTTATCTTCCTGAGACTCGAGAAACTCCGACCGAGAGAGCGGATATTCTGATAATTCCCGGTTTTTTTTCGGGTCCGGTATATTACAAAAAACTTACAAGAAAATTGGAACAAGCCGGATTCAAACCCAAAGTTTTAAAAATACCCCCGATTTTTTTAAACACGACAAATATCATTCGATCCCTCGATTCTCAGCTCAAAAATCTACCGGACAAATACGTATTTCTAACACATAATACGGGAGGTCTTTTATGCCTTCTTTTGCCGGATACGTCTAGAAGGAAAGTTAGCGCCTTGATTACGTTAGGAACTCCGTTTCGAGGAACTTCATTATTTCGATTTTTAGGACCGAAAGAATTGCGTTGGAAATCCCCTTTATTGGAAAAGATGTTTAATACCTTCCTTTTTATGGATCGCTTCCAACCGCTTTCGCCATGGAAAGAAATCTTCTTTCTCCCCAAATCTTCATCAGAATTCGGACAAGGCAGAGATCTCTGGTTCGACGTCGTTGGAAATTTTAATATCGTTAGGGTCGAGGAAAACCTGCGTAGCATTACCGACTACCTGCAAAAGAATCATCCGCCAAAACATTCTTCGGAACCAGGTTCTAAAGCTGATAAAAATCCCGTCGTCAGAACCGAGAAGCCCTTAAAAGCTAAGAAGAAAGCTCAAGCGACCAAAGCAAAAAAACCGATCCGTAAGAAAAAGATACAACCCGTTCGTAAGAAGCGTATGTAGAGAATGTTATTTCGACATTACTGAATACGTTCTCTAAATTTGGAAAACGTCTCGTCATTGGAATCGAAACGAACTTCCGTCGTCGCGAGGATAATTCCGGCAAGGGAAACGATACGAAGATTCAATAAAAAATCCTGATCCTCGAACAATATCTGCCCTAAGAGAAGATATTCCGCACCGGAAAGCTTTCCGAGCGAAATTACCTGATCGGAAAGAACTAATCCGCTTTCCTGAAAAGTCTGTTCGCCCACCACACGATTGAGCCGATCCCTCTCCAATAGAACGAAAACATTCGGATCGAACAATTCTTTCGTCAGTTTGTCGGTCAGAATTCCCCCCAGCTGTGATTTTGAACCGTCTCCGTTGACTATATTCAAAATTCCTAATCTGCCGGGCATTTTTCCGCCTTGAGATTTTGCGGAAGCCACGAATTGATTCTTTAAATCCGCAGCGATAGTCTTTATGGCGCTTTCCAAATCGGGAGCTTTATTTTTCGTTCCGATAGAGGCGCAGTTTATCGGTAGAATCCCGATCGCACCGACCAGAAGCAAATTGCGAAAAAATGTCATAGGCCGACCCATATTAAAAATATTTTACGAGAGTCACTTGATTTCCGTTGCTATTGAACTTTACAACGTCGAACGTAGACAGTGTCAACGTCAAACCTCTTCCGTGAGTCAAACCTTCCGAGTTCAACTGTTCCATCTTATTCTTTAATGTTCGAGCGTGATTAAAGCCTTTGCCTTCGTCGGTAATCCTTACTCCGAACCGATCCGCCGAAAGCGAATATTCGACCTTGATTTTTTTTCCCTTATAATAGGGATCCTTTTGACGCTCTTGAACGAATCGAAAGTAATTTCCATCTTCCATTGCCCTTGTCTTCTCGTCGAAACTGATATTCAAGTTTCCGTGCTCGATCGCGTTTATTATCATTTCTCGCAGGCAATTCCTGATCGCAACGATGGTTCCCGGATCCGTAAATCGAAATAAATTCGACGTCAGCCTTTGGCTCAATAATTCTGCGTTCTGAAGATAATTGTTAGCGGCAAAAACGAGTTTTTCGCTATCGACAAATCTAGCCATCAGATCTTGGTCCGGCTCGTACGCTCTCCCTAATATTTCCCGTTGGCCTTCGTATTCCAAGACTTGAAACTGGACTTGTAGCTCTTTAGGCTCTCTAAGATATTTTTGGAGAAACTCCGCCAGAAATCGGACCGGCTTTCCTTCGGAAGAAAGCTCCTCCAATTTTTCCAAGACGTATAGCTTTTTGTACGCATCCTGAATTCCGCCGGACTTGTACACCAACTCCATAAAATTTTTGCCGATAACTTCCTGCGGCTTATACCCGAGATGCTTTGCCACCGAACGGTTCGCAGCGACGACCGTCCAATTTTGATCGATGGAGAAAAGGAAGTCCTCCTCCGCTTCAAATAGACTCCGATATTTTGCTTCGGATTCCTCGGCGTTGATCCTCATTTTATCCAATTCAAGAACACGATGACTTAACTCGTCGGAAAGACCCTTGATTCGATCCGCGAGTCCTAAAGATAATAGACTGACTTCCATCACCGAACCGATTTGGATTCCGTACAAAGTAAGAAAATTATCCGGTAGAAGACCGAAGGATTTTATTCCGAAGATGAAACTAAAGAAAATAAAGACCGACCAAGCTAACAGAAAATAACGCGCCTCTCGCCTTCCGGCCAAAAGACATTGTACTCCGTTGAAAATCAGGAAACCGAGCGTTAAGAACATGACCACAAGACTGGAAACGATCGAAGTCCGGTAATCGAGAAGCGTCAACGTGGAGACCATTCCAAGTATCTGAAGGCAAAATAGAAAAATGTAAATGCGAGCCGTTTTTGGAGTATATTTTGCCGCTCCTAAAAATGAGCGACCGAACAAAGAAGCCGTAAACAATCCCAAAAAGAGAGAAAAAGGAAGACTAAAGTTCGCCCACACCGTTGAATTTCTCCAAAGGTATTGAAACGATAATCCGTTTAGAGTGAACTGAAAGAGAATATAACTTAAAATATAGACGACGTAATATAAGTAACTTCGATCCCGAATGGAAAAGAAAAGGAACAGGTTGTAAACGACCATCACTAGCATAGTGCCGTAGTAAAAACCGAGTGCAAGTTGTTCGGAAAAAACGTGTTCGGTAAACCGGCTCTGCGTAAACGCCAATAGAGGAAGAAGAACAGAACTTTTGGAAACGACTCTGAAATAAATTTCGCGACGACTCGAAGGGAGTTCTTGAAATGCGTAGGCGAAATTACGATATTCTATCTGCCTCGAACTAAAACCTCGCATATCGCCAGACATATTCACGGGGTCGTTCCCTGTCGTGCCGGTATATAGGTCCACATAATCCAATAAAGGGTAATCAATGTCCAATATCCAATCCGTCTTAATCGGAACCGGATTCGAAACTGTGAGCCGAATCCAGATAGCGGCTTCGGTATATCCGATACTATTCTGCTCCAAAGTTTTGAACAGACCGTTTACGGACACTTCGCGCACATCCGAAAAGGTCATTTTTCCCGAAGTATCTTTGAAAATACTAATATACGGAAGTAAGGACATTCCGTCCATGTCTTCGGCGACTACTAAGTCTTTGGCAGTCTGTTTGGATAAAATTTCCTGGGACGGGTAAAAGAAAAGAAATGCGACGCCTACGATCGTAATAAGGACTCCTATATTTTTCCAAGCGCCGCGCATAACTCTTCTTATCCGCCGATGATTTGGCTGAAAATTCGGGTGAATATTTCCGATAGCCTCTTGAACAACTCCGCAGTGACGATAAAAGTTCCGATGCTGCTACCGATTTGCGGGAGCATGAAAACCAAGAAAATTCGAATCACATTATTCTGCCAATAGCCTTTGAAACGTTCGGAATCTTCTCCTATTTTCTCAAAATCCTCGACAAGAGGTTTCCTCAACCATGACTCCGCAAGGGCAGCCACCCAACCGGGTTTGATAATAGGATTAAAATTTCCTATCGGAGCGGCGACGAAAGCAAGTAGAATCGAAACGGGATGAGCCAAAGCGATTAGAGCCCCGATTGCGGCTAACGTTCCTTTCACAAGAACCCACCGAACGATGAATTCCTGTCCGGCTTGCTTTCCTCCGAACATTACTAATGTCGCGACCAGAGTCAGAATGATCGTCGGAAATAGGAAAGGACGGATTTTATCCCAAGAGCCTTTGCTCGGAATGACATCCAAATGCTCGAGCGATTGATCCCGCTGTATATTCTTCATGATTCCTTCTAAGTGGCCGGCTCCGACGACCGCGAAGATTTTCTTCCCGTGTTTTGCGGCTTCCCGAATCCGTTGGGCAAGATACGAATCTCTTTCATCTATGATGACATTTTTTACGGATTCATAACGGGACGGTAGTTGAGAAAATAAATCCTTTAGTACGTCGTCGGATTTCATTTCCTCGATCTTTTCGGGAGAAATTTCTTCCTTTACGAACAAGGAAGTAACCAGCGCCGAAAAGAGATACATTCGATCCCAAAAACCCACTTTCCACCAGGCCCTTTTTAAAGTGACGGAGATCTCCCGATCGACGGGGAAGATTCTGGCTCCCGTGCGTTCTCCTTCCTCGATGGCTCGGCGCATCTCATCACCTGGGCGAATGCTTCCGTTGCCCATCTTCTTTTGGAAAGAAGAAAGAATTAAGCTGGAAAGAAGTAGCCACATCTTTCTTTCCTTGAAGACCTTGAAGATATCCAATTTCTTCCAATGGTCCGGATCCTTAACGGACCTCATTCGAGAGCCGCAAAGTTCCACACAAATGACGTCCGGTTTTTTTTCGGAAACGATTCGAGAGACTTCTGCTATGCTTTTTTGACTGATATGCGCCGTACCCAAAATCGTGATCGCGGATCCGTCTAGGTCAAAGGTTCGAATCGGTTCGATAGATTCGGCGGTTTGTAAGGGAGAATTTGATTCCATTTCTTTCTCCGGATAGTTTCGTCCGGTCAACAAGAGATGAAACTCAATTTTTCAGCCAGACCGGAGATTTCTGACGTGTTTTTTACCCTTTTCTCCGTCTCTTGAAATAAAGAAAGGGATGCAATTTGTCCCGTTCTAAAAATGATTTGAAGGATTCTACAGGGGCGGCAAACTGAACGCCGTTTTCGAAAGCTTTCGGCAGAGAAAAACAAAACCTTCATTATGCTCAACAAGGACGTAAAAATCATCAACGTTGGAATTGCGGATTTACAAGGAGGACAATCTCCTTCTGTCATTCGTACTACATTAGGCTCCTGTATCGGAGTGGTTTTCTATTCTCCGGACAAAAAGGTCGGAGCCATGGCGCATATCATGTTGTCCAAGGATCCGACCGGAAAAGATTCCGCGAAAAATCCCTACAAATATGCCGACACCGCTCTACCTGAATTGGTAAAAAAAATGACGGAACTCGGATGCTCCAAGGGCGAATATCATGCCCGGCTGTTCGGCGGCGCATCCATGTTTAAGGGAATGAATTC
The Leptospira fainei serovar Hurstbridge str. BUT 6 genome window above contains:
- a CDS encoding LIC_20196 family exoprotein encodes the protein MRLAASCIMIFSFLLLPVEALTPPPSLESQVTHSDFIALARLSNVKESKISANSVSVTANIEVLKPIKGGSNLPTRFDLAFLVFPEYFGKWLKAPPQEGDYILFLIKKKVKDSKGKETEVVALYEPHPYAFREYSKELEEKIRAEIKN
- a CDS encoding C1 family peptidase, with the translated sequence MKMFRKISVLISTLLLAGNGIFGQPAKFPGLGMKQEPFELLSSLKEANPNRISHRGMASSVDLSDSMPPVGDQGQQSSCVAWSTAYATKSFQEYTERKGRGNWSLKTPDGSPNYSSIFSPAFIYNQINGGRDNGSLISDAMKLVVETGAATWDAMPYNPNDYLTRPPQSAFDVATKYKAKEFLRVRQTDPMEVKNQLAQGRPVVAGILVYENFMNLKGKDIYKEGVGKAYGGHAISIVGYDDSQNAFKFINSWSTQWGDQGYGYIDYKWFTKVCQSAFVLVDEVASVQEEPTPAQTNDNKPLPPEKTKPVPPKEVSASQGSYSDRVQITWESITGAIGYEIYRKGPGDSAFSKIGLSQTNGFTDDGIQKDTAYAYKITTLTDSDSSDQSDGEAIGYAKSEEQKAPAKVVGLKASQGQFSNKIDMTWEAMEGVAEYSVYKWSATQKKYILIGKSKTNSYSDNGAAKNGSTELYVVSATNGGKTGDPSDAASGSTAKADSKPPKPVGLIATKGLYNSKVELRWQKVSGASRYLIYRYNTGGLFGSGTWSKLAEEAKENFVDEKLPAQYAFYAVAAVNKNGLAGPFSDYAYGYIDPNKHRGERLPSPTGLKGNLDAKNNKITLKWEPVKGASEYYVYRKKRGSSSWDFISSANAKSSLFTADIPEKESFFLYTVTAKTDLGGESEYASPVSAVLSAAKPAKLMRAFGGDSTLEKFKGPWTAMSWDGSKGVNQVLLEIESQDNVNYVVKFNKQKIFEGKYVENSPIIDKDGKFRIEIEKTGDALSVTLKDNAIINQKSTLSFLKE
- a CDS encoding EAL domain-containing protein; the protein is MTDSQNLRLRSFDFGDLEQFKTVFINENRGKPIFLLRFQSISVISLVEFIQLVPQKIAEVEPSHREFLRYYTYGDKKNLLIGVAPLDNSGFENQANFDAAIGRFHDNAVRNGSLNFDFGIGRTQCNFISYVEEIFRELESSSLKNLKDNLVRWSWTYLNRVNDYFASDRPDAVIQPIIHYNHRDHTFSMKGGEVFVGGEAYAGYADLIRDIPHDQDLNRIELLILEKLIMSCNGSPGLLKFNISPQTLIDTFDTDEKVTRFHELLLKQNLNPQNIRMELIEKPYEEGEATLKSVCRRFWNFGISFAADDFGVKSQSHQVVLDLGEMIKEFKLDPISFKFKADQDLTKFLDNLAFIDYCRRLSDNREAIITAEALEDIDSLNFLITHQVYYFQANLFCRKIWIQDYKDRFMEMQKLPESAVTTILSSVELTQRLKEIGNIFTLAREVELI
- a CDS encoding UTP--glucose-1-phosphate uridylyltransferase, with the protein product MDSMKAESDALIQAKMLKAGLSSEFISDFLSKVDEVRNGETGIVKWEEVGDLDSATDEISLESIESKGKPNQSVLNELVVIKLNGGLGTSMGLSGPKSLIEIKNGMSFLEIVARQIEFIRKEYKIEVPLLLMDSFSTLEQSQAELKRIGFSQSFPTSFLQHKVPRLLKNSLKPLEFPGDENEEWCPPGHGDIWFTLLETGILDSLIEKGYKIAFVSNGDNLGATVHPGILRYMMEEELEFCMEMTPKTLADKKGGAIFRRTVNGKKLNYQLLETAQVPQDHMHEFEGVSKFRSFSTNNLWIRLDALKERLVSGKFYLSLIVNPKKVEGQEVLQLETAMGSAIQNFPKAKGIIIPRDRFAPVKKCEDYLVRRSDAYTLNSDFSITMTEERKSAGLGEVIVQMDDNYYKKINDFTSRMKVLPSLVRCTSLRVEGDILFDVPLEIEGDVTISNPNKFQKKVSELGKNRISGETIRFRFT
- a CDS encoding esterase/lipase family protein translates to MKKTFASLRELYYYFVEIFSFLFSLATCYLPETRETPTERADILIIPGFFSGPVYYKKLTRKLEQAGFKPKVLKIPPIFLNTTNIIRSLDSQLKNLPDKYVFLTHNTGGLLCLLLPDTSRRKVSALITLGTPFRGTSLFRFLGPKELRWKSPLLEKMFNTFLFMDRFQPLSPWKEIFFLPKSSSEFGQGRDLWFDVVGNFNIVRVEENLRSITDYLQKNHPPKHSSEPGSKADKNPVVRTEKPLKAKKKAQATKAKKPIRKKKIQPVRKKRM
- a CDS encoding CsgG/HfaB family protein codes for the protein MTFFRNLLLVGAIGILPINCASIGTKNKAPDLESAIKTIAADLKNQFVASAKSQGGKMPGRLGILNIVNGDGSKSQLGGILTDKLTKELFDPNVFVLLERDRLNRVVGEQTFQESGLVLSDQVISLGKLSGAEYLLLGQILFEDQDFLLNLRIVSLAGIILATTEVRFDSNDETFSKFRERIQ
- a CDS encoding 7TM diverse intracellular signaling domain-containing protein, encoding MRGAWKNIGVLITIVGVAFLFFYPSQEILSKQTAKDLVVAEDMDGMSLLPYISIFKDTSGKMTFSDVREVSVNGLFKTLEQNSIGYTEAAIWIRLTVSNPVPIKTDWILDIDYPLLDYVDLYTGTTGNDPVNMSGDMRGFSSRQIEYRNFAYAFQELPSSRREIYFRVVSKSSVLLPLLAFTQSRFTEHVFSEQLALGFYYGTMLVMVVYNLFLFFSIRDRSYLYYVVYILSYILFQFTLNGLSFQYLWRNSTVWANFSLPFSLFLGLFTASLFGRSFLGAAKYTPKTARIYIFLFCLQILGMVSTLTLLDYRTSIVSSLVVMFLTLGFLIFNGVQCLLAGRREARYFLLAWSVFIFFSFIFGIKSFGLLPDNFLTLYGIQIGSVMEVSLLSLGLADRIKGLSDELSHRVLELDKMRINAEESEAKYRSLFEAEEDFLFSIDQNWTVVAANRSVAKHLGYKPQEVIGKNFMELVYKSGGIQDAYKKLYVLEKLEELSSEGKPVRFLAEFLQKYLREPKELQVQFQVLEYEGQREILGRAYEPDQDLMARFVDSEKLVFAANNYLQNAELLSQRLTSNLFRFTDPGTIVAIRNCLREMIINAIEHGNLNISFDEKTRAMEDGNYFRFVQERQKDPYYKGKKIKVEYSLSADRFGVRITDEGKGFNHARTLKNKMEQLNSEGLTHGRGLTLTLSTFDVVKFNSNGNQVTLVKYF